One window from the genome of Thermus sediminis encodes:
- a CDS encoding SRPBCC family protein, translating into MRLGGEKTIPADRETLFRIFQDPDFLAKAVPGAKELVPEGEGCYRAVLELALGPLRGRFQGRVLIKDRRPPEALTLGLEVQSPLGRAEGEGRVELFPEGEATRVRYEGEARLMGSLAGLGARLLQGAAQGLAEQFFQNLEQELRRRYGEGGDSSQGERG; encoded by the coding sequence ATGCGTTTGGGCGGAGAAAAAACTATACCAGCAGACCGGGAAACCCTTTTTCGGATCTTCCAAGACCCGGATTTCCTCGCCAAGGCGGTGCCTGGGGCCAAGGAGCTGGTCCCCGAGGGGGAGGGGTGTTACCGGGCCGTCCTGGAGCTCGCCCTGGGGCCTCTCCGGGGCCGCTTCCAGGGCCGGGTCCTGATCAAGGACCGCAGGCCCCCTGAGGCCCTCACCTTGGGCCTGGAGGTCCAGAGCCCCTTGGGCCGGGCCGAGGGGGAGGGCCGGGTGGAGCTCTTCCCCGAGGGGGAGGCCACCCGGGTGCGCTACGAGGGGGAGGCCCGGCTCATGGGCAGCCTGGCGGGGCTTGGGGCGAGGCTCCTCCAGGGGGCGGCCCAGGGTTTGGCGGAGCAGTTTTTCCAGAACCTGGAGCAGGAGCTGAGGAGGCGGTATGGAGAGGGTGGCGATTCAAGTCAGGGTGAACGGGGTTGA
- a CDS encoding xanthine dehydrogenase family protein molybdopterin-binding subunit, translated as MPYVGQAVKRKEDYRFLTGRGAYTDDLTLPGMVHAAFVRSPYAHARIRAIRTEAALKAPGVLAVLTGEDFAREGVKPMPVGWLLPTLKIPPRPVVAKDEVHHVGEIVAVVVAETRAQAEDAALLVEVDYEPLSPAADLRKALAPGAPELHPEAPGNVAFTWEIGDEKAVEEAFAKAHKVVRLSLRQQRLIPNAIEPRASLAAYNPGTGEYTLYTTSQNPHVHRLMHAAFILGIPEPKLRVVAPDVGGAFGSKIFPYPEEAAVLVAARQVGRPVKWAARRTESFLMDAHGRDHETEAEMAFDAEGRVLGLRVRTLANMGAYLSLFAPAIPTYLYGTLLSGQYRIPAIYCHVTGVFTNTTPVDAYRGAGRPEASYILERLMDLAAEEFGVDPADLRRKNFIPKDAFPYATPVALVYDSGNYEEAFQKALELVGYWNLRKEQAELRAKGRYLGIGLSCYIEACGLAPSKVVGQLGAQAGLWESALVRVAPTGKVEVYTGSHSHGQGHETAFSQVVADLLGVSLEDVEIVHGDTGRIPFGMGTYGSRSAPVGLSAVVRAVEKVLDKARRIAAHLLEVAPEDLEYREGRFEVKGVPGKAKGFQEVALQAYLAHNLPEGMEPGLEATAFFDPSNFVFPFGTHVAVVEVFPETGEVKLLRYVAVDDCGPQINPLLVKGQVEGGVVQGIAQALLEEGVYDENGQLLTTSYMEYAMPRAAHIPRIEHGHTVTPSPVNPLGVKGIGEAGTIAAAQAVVNAVMDALRPFGVRHLDMPLTPEKIWRALRDRVPVAAD; from the coding sequence ATGCCCTACGTTGGTCAAGCGGTGAAGCGGAAGGAGGACTACCGGTTCCTCACGGGGCGCGGGGCCTATACGGACGACCTCACCCTCCCCGGGATGGTCCACGCGGCCTTTGTCCGTTCCCCCTACGCCCACGCCCGCATCCGGGCCATCCGCACCGAGGCGGCCCTCAAGGCCCCCGGGGTCCTGGCGGTCCTCACGGGGGAGGACTTCGCCCGGGAGGGGGTCAAGCCCATGCCCGTGGGCTGGCTCCTCCCCACCCTCAAGATCCCCCCGCGGCCCGTAGTGGCCAAGGACGAGGTCCACCACGTGGGGGAGATCGTGGCCGTAGTGGTGGCGGAGACCCGGGCCCAGGCGGAGGACGCCGCTCTACTGGTGGAGGTGGACTACGAGCCCCTGTCTCCGGCGGCGGACCTCAGGAAGGCCCTAGCCCCCGGGGCCCCTGAGCTCCACCCCGAGGCCCCGGGCAACGTGGCCTTCACCTGGGAGATCGGGGACGAGAAGGCGGTGGAGGAGGCCTTCGCCAAGGCCCACAAGGTGGTGCGCCTAAGCCTCCGGCAGCAGCGCCTCATCCCCAACGCCATCGAGCCCCGGGCTTCCCTGGCCGCCTACAACCCCGGTACCGGGGAGTACACCCTCTACACCACCAGCCAGAACCCCCACGTCCACCGGCTCATGCACGCGGCCTTCATCCTAGGCATCCCCGAGCCCAAGCTCCGGGTGGTGGCCCCAGACGTGGGAGGCGCCTTTGGGAGCAAGATCTTCCCCTACCCCGAGGAGGCCGCCGTCCTGGTGGCGGCCCGCCAGGTGGGCCGGCCGGTCAAGTGGGCGGCCCGGCGCACGGAGAGCTTCCTCATGGACGCCCACGGCCGGGACCACGAGACCGAGGCCGAGATGGCCTTCGACGCCGAGGGACGGGTCCTGGGCCTCCGGGTGCGGACCCTGGCCAACATGGGGGCCTACCTCTCCCTCTTCGCCCCCGCCATCCCCACCTACCTCTACGGCACCCTCCTCTCCGGCCAGTACCGCATCCCTGCCATCTACTGCCACGTCACCGGGGTCTTTACCAACACCACCCCCGTGGACGCCTACCGGGGGGCGGGCCGGCCCGAGGCCTCCTACATCCTGGAGCGCCTCATGGACCTGGCGGCGGAGGAGTTCGGGGTGGACCCCGCGGACCTCAGGCGGAAGAACTTCATCCCCAAGGACGCCTTCCCCTACGCCACCCCCGTGGCCCTGGTCTACGACTCGGGCAACTACGAGGAGGCCTTCCAGAAGGCCTTGGAGCTCGTGGGCTACTGGAACCTCCGCAAGGAGCAGGCGGAGCTCAGGGCCAAGGGGCGCTACCTGGGCATCGGCCTCTCCTGCTACATCGAGGCCTGCGGCCTCGCCCCCTCCAAGGTGGTGGGCCAGCTTGGGGCCCAGGCGGGGCTTTGGGAGAGCGCCCTGGTGCGGGTGGCCCCCACGGGCAAGGTGGAGGTCTACACGGGCAGCCACAGCCACGGCCAGGGGCACGAGACCGCCTTTAGCCAGGTGGTGGCCGACCTCTTGGGGGTTTCCCTGGAGGACGTGGAGATCGTCCACGGGGACACGGGCCGCATCCCCTTCGGCATGGGCACCTACGGCTCCCGGAGCGCCCCGGTGGGGCTTTCCGCCGTGGTCCGGGCCGTGGAGAAGGTCCTGGACAAGGCGAGGCGCATCGCCGCCCACCTCTTGGAGGTGGCCCCCGAGGACCTGGAGTACCGGGAGGGGCGGTTTGAGGTCAAGGGGGTGCCGGGGAAGGCCAAGGGCTTCCAGGAGGTGGCCCTCCAGGCCTACCTGGCCCACAACCTGCCTGAGGGGATGGAGCCGGGCCTGGAGGCCACGGCCTTCTTCGATCCCTCTAACTTCGTCTTCCCCTTCGGCACCCACGTGGCCGTGGTGGAGGTCTTCCCCGAGACCGGGGAGGTCAAGCTCCTCCGCTACGTGGCTGTGGACGACTGCGGCCCCCAGATCAACCCCCTCTTGGTCAAGGGGCAGGTGGAGGGGGGCGTGGTCCAGGGCATCGCCCAGGCCCTTCTGGAGGAGGGGGTGTACGACGAGAACGGCCAGCTCCTGACCACGAGCTACATGGAGTACGCCATGCCCAGGGCGGCCCACATCCCCCGGATCGAGCACGGCCATACGGTGACGCCCTCCCCGGTGAACCCCCTGGGGGTCAAGGGGATTGGGGAGGCGGGGACCATCGCCGCGGCCCAGGCGGTGGTCAACGCGGTGATGGACGCCCTTAGGCCCTTTGGGGTCCGGCATCTGGACATGCCCCTTACCCCGGAGAAGATCTGGCGGGCCCTTCGGGACAGGGTTCCCGTGGCTGCTGACTAG
- a CDS encoding heme ABC transporter ATP-binding protein, which translates to MLEARALGHARNGRWLVEGVDLKLPAGSLVVLLGPNGAGKSTLLRLLGGEWAPSKGEVRLGEKSLRAYTPRELALMRAFLPQHRGVAFPYTAWEVVALGRLPHGRGPKEAERVAWALAQTGALHLAHRPYPSLSGGERARVDLARVLAQDTPVLLLDEPTNHLDPKQQLEVMALCRRLARGGRLVLSALHDLSLAALFADWLVFLKGGRLLAHGPPSELLRPELLQEVYEVPFEVLWHRGRPLAFPREG; encoded by the coding sequence ATGCTTGAGGCCCGGGCCTTGGGGCATGCCCGCAACGGGCGCTGGCTGGTGGAGGGGGTGGACCTGAAGCTTCCCGCCGGGTCCCTGGTGGTCCTCCTGGGCCCCAACGGGGCGGGGAAGAGCACCCTCCTGCGCCTCCTGGGCGGGGAGTGGGCGCCCTCAAAGGGGGAGGTCCGGCTGGGGGAGAAGTCCCTCCGGGCCTACACGCCCCGCGAGCTCGCCCTCATGCGGGCCTTTTTGCCCCAGCACCGGGGGGTGGCCTTTCCCTACACCGCTTGGGAGGTGGTGGCCCTGGGGCGGCTTCCCCACGGAAGGGGGCCCAAAGAGGCGGAGCGCGTGGCCTGGGCCTTGGCCCAGACCGGGGCCCTGCACCTGGCGCACCGGCCCTACCCCTCCCTCTCTGGGGGCGAGCGGGCCCGGGTGGACCTGGCCCGCGTCCTGGCCCAGGACACCCCCGTTCTCCTCCTGGACGAACCCACCAACCACCTGGACCCCAAGCAGCAGTTGGAGGTTATGGCCCTCTGCCGCCGCCTGGCCCGGGGAGGGCGCCTGGTCCTCTCCGCCCTCCACGACCTCAGCCTAGCCGCCCTTTTCGCGGACTGGCTGGTTTTCCTCAAGGGAGGACGGCTTTTGGCCCATGGGCCCCCTTCGGAGCTCCTGCGCCCCGAGCTCCTGCAGGAGGTCTACGAGGTGCCCTTTGAGGTGCTTTGGCACCGGGGGCGGCCCCTGGCCTTTCCCAGGGAAGGGTGA
- a CDS encoding FecCD family ABC transporter permease, translating to MREPVSAGRPYARGLAFLSALLPLAMLLAASQGAYPIPLPELPQALREGGERAAVLWNIRFPRVVLAALVGGGLAMAASALQGVFRTPLVEPGLVGMGGAAALGALLGLALWPSLPWLLPLFAAMGALALAGFLSRLAHREGPVLLLVGVVAGLTLGGVLGVLQFLVEDPQGRSLSFWTLGSFAGASWESAALTAGMLLLSGLALLRLAPFLNALALGEEEAFHLGVPVRALRRWALAWSSLAVGAAVAAGGNVAFVGLLVPWFLRRWVGSDHRFLLPGAFLGGASLAVLADLAARTLFVPAELPVGLLTTVLGGPLFLYLVLGEGRHA from the coding sequence GTGAGGGAACCCGTCTCGGCCGGGCGGCCCTATGCCAGGGGTCTGGCCTTTTTGTCCGCCCTCCTCCCCCTGGCCATGCTCCTGGCCGCCTCCCAAGGGGCCTACCCCATCCCTCTCCCCGAGCTTCCCCAGGCCCTTCGCGAAGGGGGGGAGCGCGCCGCCGTCCTCTGGAACATCCGCTTCCCCCGGGTGGTCCTGGCGGCCTTGGTGGGGGGAGGCTTGGCCATGGCCGCCTCCGCCCTGCAGGGGGTATTCCGGACCCCCTTGGTGGAGCCCGGGCTCGTGGGGATGGGTGGAGCGGCAGCCTTGGGGGCCCTCCTGGGGTTGGCCCTCTGGCCCTCCCTCCCCTGGCTCCTCCCCCTCTTCGCCGCCATGGGGGCCCTGGCCCTGGCGGGGTTCCTCTCCCGGTTGGCCCACCGGGAGGGCCCGGTCCTCCTCCTCGTGGGCGTGGTGGCCGGCCTCACCCTGGGGGGTGTCCTGGGGGTCCTCCAGTTTCTCGTCGAGGATCCCCAGGGGCGGAGCCTTAGCTTTTGGACCCTGGGCAGTTTTGCCGGAGCTAGCTGGGAGAGCGCAGCCCTGACTGCTGGGATGCTCCTCCTGAGCGGGCTTGCCCTCCTCCGCCTGGCCCCCTTCCTGAACGCCCTGGCCCTGGGGGAGGAGGAGGCCTTTCACCTGGGGGTGCCCGTGCGGGCCCTTAGGAGGTGGGCGCTGGCCTGGTCCAGCCTGGCGGTGGGGGCCGCGGTGGCCGCGGGGGGCAACGTCGCCTTTGTGGGCCTCCTCGTGCCCTGGTTCTTGCGGCGGTGGGTCGGGTCAGACCACCGTTTCCTCCTCCCGGGGGCCTTCCTAGGGGGGGCGAGCCTTGCGGTGCTGGCGGACTTGGCGGCGCGGACCCTCTTCGTCCCGGCGGAGCTCCCCGTGGGGCTCCTGACCACGGTCCTAGGGGGTCCCCTGTTCCTCTATCTGGTCCTGGGGGAGGGGAGGCATGCTTGA
- a CDS encoding (2Fe-2S)-binding protein, which translates to MERVAIQVRVNGVEHRHEVEPRTLLVHYLRETLGLTGTHVGCDTSQCGACTVLLDGKAVKSCTLFAVQADGREVLTVEGLSQDGLHPVQEGFREKHGLQCGFCTPGMVMAAYALLQENPNPTEEEVRHYLEGNLCRCTGYQGIVEAVFWAAERMRAAQAAD; encoded by the coding sequence ATGGAGAGGGTGGCGATTCAAGTCAGGGTGAACGGGGTTGAGCACCGGCACGAGGTGGAGCCCAGGACCCTCCTGGTCCACTACCTCCGGGAGACCCTGGGCCTCACCGGGACCCACGTGGGTTGCGACACCTCCCAGTGCGGGGCCTGCACCGTCCTCCTGGACGGGAAGGCGGTCAAAAGCTGCACCCTCTTCGCCGTGCAGGCGGACGGCCGCGAGGTCCTCACCGTGGAAGGCCTCTCCCAAGACGGCCTGCACCCCGTCCAGGAGGGCTTCCGGGAGAAGCACGGCCTGCAGTGCGGCTTCTGCACCCCGGGGATGGTGATGGCGGCCTACGCCCTCCTCCAGGAGAACCCCAACCCCACGGAGGAGGAGGTCCGCCACTACCTGGAGGGCAACCTCTGCCGGTGCACGGGGTACCAGGGCATTGTGGAGGCGGTTTTCTGGGCCGCGGAGAGGATGCGGGCGGCCCAGGCGGCGGACTAG
- a CDS encoding IS630 family transposase: MRLLAYDEHRLGLRPVYRRVWARRGDRPLAVGAHRYRWFYVCTFVEPETGESLSLPLDGVDTEVMGWVLRELRDWLGEGEEGWVVLDRAGWHVSGRVEVPEGVRLVFLPPYSPELQPVERVWPLVNEAVANRYFRDLEEMMEVVAERCRVLAQDPETLRRHTLFHWCPGMKESA, encoded by the coding sequence GTGAGGCTTTTGGCCTATGATGAGCACCGCTTGGGGCTGAGGCCGGTGTACCGGCGGGTATGGGCCCGGCGAGGGGATAGGCCCTTGGCGGTGGGGGCGCACCGGTACCGGTGGTTTTACGTGTGCACCTTTGTGGAGCCGGAGACGGGGGAGAGCCTGAGCCTCCCCTTGGACGGGGTGGACACGGAGGTCATGGGCTGGGTTCTGAGGGAGCTCCGGGATTGGTTGGGAGAGGGGGAGGAGGGGTGGGTGGTCCTGGACCGGGCTGGGTGGCACGTGTCGGGGCGGGTGGAGGTGCCGGAGGGGGTGCGGCTGGTCTTCCTGCCCCCCTACAGTCCGGAGCTGCAACCTGTGGAGAGGGTGTGGCCCTTGGTGAACGAGGCGGTGGCCAACCGGTACTTCCGGGACCTTGAGGAGATGATGGAGGTGGTGGCGGAGCGATGCCGGGTTCTCGCGCAGGACCCAGAGACCCTCAGGCGGCACACCCTGTTCCACTGGTGCCCTGGGATGAAGGAATCAGCATAA
- a CDS encoding AAA family ATPase — translation MDPKPAFALESPAAVAALLERERYIAEEGLAVATFLALRLGRPLLLEGEPGVGKTEVARVLSKGLGVPLVRLQCYEGLELEQALYEWDHARQLLEIRLLESLGERDLDRLRAGVYREEFLLKRPILEALELGEAVLLIDEVDRTDEAFEAFLLEVLSDFQVTIPELGTLRARARPLVVLTSNRTRELHDALRRRCVYYWIDYPSLEKELRIVRARLPELPEALARKVVALVQRVRGLGLLKPPGVAETLDLAASLLALGVGDLAPEALDPALGALLKAREDVERVRRALGDLLMALG, via the coding sequence ATGGACCCCAAGCCCGCCTTCGCCCTGGAAAGCCCCGCGGCGGTGGCCGCCCTCCTGGAGAGGGAGCGGTACATCGCCGAAGAGGGGCTTGCCGTCGCCACCTTCCTGGCCCTGCGCCTGGGGCGGCCCCTCCTCCTGGAGGGGGAGCCCGGGGTGGGGAAGACGGAGGTGGCCCGGGTCCTGTCCAAGGGCCTTGGGGTGCCCCTGGTGCGCCTCCAGTGCTACGAGGGGCTGGAGCTGGAGCAGGCCCTCTACGAGTGGGACCACGCCCGGCAACTTCTGGAGATCCGCCTCCTGGAGTCCTTGGGGGAGCGGGACCTGGACCGCCTGCGGGCGGGGGTCTACCGGGAGGAGTTCCTCCTGAAGCGGCCCATCCTGGAGGCCCTGGAGCTAGGGGAGGCGGTGCTCCTCATCGACGAGGTGGACCGCACGGACGAGGCCTTCGAGGCCTTCCTCCTGGAGGTGCTCTCCGACTTCCAGGTCACCATTCCCGAGCTCGGCACCCTCAGGGCCAGGGCCCGGCCCCTGGTGGTCCTCACCTCCAACCGCACCCGGGAGCTCCACGATGCCCTGAGGCGGCGGTGCGTCTACTACTGGATCGACTACCCCTCCCTGGAGAAGGAGCTGAGGATCGTGCGGGCCCGGCTCCCCGAGCTCCCCGAGGCCCTGGCCCGCAAGGTGGTGGCCCTGGTGCAGCGGGTGCGGGGCCTGGGCCTCCTCAAGCCCCCTGGGGTGGCGGAGACCCTGGACCTCGCCGCCTCCCTCCTCGCCCTAGGGGTGGGGGACCTGGCCCCTGAGGCCCTGGACCCCGCCCTCGGGGCCCTCCTCAAGGCCCGGGAGGACGTGGAGAGGGTGCGGCGGGCCTTGGGGGACCTCCTCATGGCCCTCGGATGA
- a CDS encoding ABC transporter substrate-binding protein, producing MWIKSWKIRTVAAAVGQVGRGEELVRALERDLLALRSKLLVRRGPEARVLYLYPRDPRNTFVCGEEASGAGLIALAGAQNAVRRVAAPGALRGCVNLSAEAVVAARPDVILVPVFPDQPFSFEAVLRLPGVAETPAGRAGRIVAMDVTYLSGYGYTVGKGALDLHEAIYEKGGQVLIPHPDLRR from the coding sequence ATGTGGATAAAGTCCTGGAAGATCCGCACCGTGGCTGCTGCCGTGGGCCAGGTGGGCCGCGGGGAAGAGCTGGTCCGGGCCTTGGAGCGGGACCTCTTGGCCCTCCGCTCCAAGCTCCTGGTGCGCAGGGGCCCGGAGGCCCGGGTCCTCTACCTCTACCCCCGGGACCCCCGCAACACCTTTGTCTGCGGGGAGGAGGCCAGCGGGGCTGGCCTGATTGCCCTGGCGGGGGCCCAGAATGCGGTGAGGAGGGTGGCGGCTCCCGGGGCGTTGCGGGGATGCGTGAACCTGAGCGCCGAGGCCGTGGTGGCCGCCCGGCCTGACGTCATCCTGGTTCCCGTCTTCCCCGACCAGCCCTTCAGCTTTGAGGCGGTCCTGCGCCTGCCTGGGGTGGCCGAAACCCCCGCGGGCAGGGCGGGCCGGATTGTGGCCATGGACGTCACCTACCTCTCCGGGTACGGCTACACCGTGGGTAAGGGGGCCCTGGACCTCCACGAGGCCATCTACGAGAAGGGCGGGCAGGTCCTCATCCCGCACCCAGACCTCCGGAGGTGA
- a CDS encoding FAD binding domain-containing protein — translation MYPASFRYLRPQTLDEAIRLLEENPEAKLLAGGHSLIPAMKLRLATPPLLVDIGRLPELKGIREEDGAYFVGALTTHAELERSSLPLLPLVARVIGDPMVRNLGTLGGSLAHADPAADYPAAVLALEAEILARGPRGERWIPARDFFQGMFQTALAPGEVLVGLRVPKLPGYRFAYEKFLHPASGYAVVGVAAAVLQEGEALKDVRLGATGAAYGPFRLEGVEAALKGGAGPVEATRDYTPPVPLAEDRFASAEYRLHLLRVLARRALERALAG, via the coding sequence ATGTACCCGGCAAGCTTCCGCTACCTCCGGCCGCAGACCCTGGACGAGGCCATCCGGCTTCTGGAGGAGAACCCGGAGGCCAAGCTCCTGGCGGGGGGGCACTCCCTGATCCCGGCCATGAAGCTCCGCCTGGCCACCCCTCCTCTCCTCGTGGACATTGGCCGCCTCCCCGAGCTTAAGGGGATCCGCGAGGAGGACGGGGCCTACTTCGTGGGGGCCCTCACCACCCACGCCGAGCTGGAGCGCTCCTCCCTCCCCCTCCTCCCCCTGGTGGCCCGGGTGATCGGGGACCCCATGGTGCGCAACCTGGGCACCCTTGGGGGGAGCCTGGCCCACGCCGACCCCGCGGCGGACTACCCGGCGGCGGTCCTGGCCCTGGAGGCCGAGATCCTGGCCAGGGGGCCCAGGGGGGAGCGCTGGATCCCCGCCCGGGACTTCTTCCAGGGGATGTTCCAGACCGCCCTGGCCCCAGGCGAGGTCCTCGTGGGCCTAAGGGTCCCCAAGCTCCCCGGGTACCGCTTCGCCTACGAGAAGTTCCTCCACCCCGCCTCGGGCTACGCTGTGGTGGGCGTGGCGGCGGCGGTCCTCCAGGAGGGGGAGGCCCTCAAGGATGTCCGCCTGGGGGCCACCGGGGCGGCCTACGGGCCTTTCCGCCTGGAAGGGGTGGAGGCGGCCCTCAAGGGGGGTGCGGGCCCCGTGGAGGCCACCCGGGACTACACCCCCCCTGTCCCCCTGGCCGAGGACCGCTTCGCGAGCGCCGAGTACCGGCTCCACCTCCTCCGGGTCCTGGCCCGGCGGGCCCTGGAGAGGGCCCTGGCCGGATAG
- a CDS encoding winged helix-turn-helix domain-containing protein, with the protein MTVADHLTLNELWRRVKKAKDPIDKHRFLAVYHAKRGLTAKKIAKITLNTPRWVQETVRRYNQGGPAALGDRRHQNPGQKPKLTPEERERVLGALQGPPPDGGLWTGPKLRDWVERDLGKRLSLYPIYRLLHEMGFALRVPRPRHAKADEAAGELFKKTSSPRSKRRGPRGGG; encoded by the coding sequence ATGACCGTAGCCGACCACCTGACCCTGAACGAGCTTTGGCGAAGGGTCAAGAAGGCCAAGGACCCTATAGACAAGCACCGCTTCCTGGCCGTCTACCATGCCAAACGGGGCCTCACCGCCAAGAAGATCGCCAAGATCACCCTCAACACCCCCCGCTGGGTCCAGGAGACGGTGCGCCGCTACAACCAGGGCGGCCCTGCGGCCCTGGGGGACAGGCGGCACCAGAACCCGGGGCAGAAGCCCAAGCTCACCCCGGAGGAACGGGAGAGGGTGCTTGGAGCTCTACAGGGCCCCCCACCCGACGGAGGCTTGTGGACGGGGCCCAAGCTGAGGGACTGGGTGGAAAGGGATCTGGGAAAGAGGCTTTCCCTCTACCCCATCTACCGGCTCCTACACGAGATGGGGTTTGCCCTGCGGGTGCCCCGCCCCCGGCACGCCAAGGCGGATGAGGCGGCGGGGGAGTTGTTCAAAAAAACCTCCTCGCCCAGGTCCAAGAGGCGAGGGCCCAGGGGAGGAGGGTGA
- a CDS encoding vWA domain-containing protein — MTDPRILETPLLRGLLGFVGALRAEGLHPGRAQVQAWLQGLLLVPWEGEAFYLASRALLVGRKEDYAAFDRAFRRYFGHLRPKALPRPQAQGTLPVLGSGEAEGEGVLKGAYSPLERLLRRPLEGLTPGEALLLARLLAALAFPPPRFAARRRRRAPKGERLSLPATLRRALRTGGDILEARFLRPRRQAYRYYVLLDVSGSMAPYARALFLLLQALKGRGLPLEAFAFGTRLTRITPLLPLPPQEALPGLGRLAEDFAGGTRLGESLRAFLEGEGRRLGRRSLLLVLSDGLDQGDPEAVARALGALRRRVRRVYWLNPLAGLPGYAPLARGMRAALPYLDALFPAGTGEELLAFLRRLRDLP; from the coding sequence ATGACCGACCCCCGTATCCTCGAGACCCCTCTTCTTCGAGGCCTCCTGGGGTTCGTGGGGGCCCTCCGCGCCGAGGGCCTCCACCCGGGGAGGGCCCAGGTCCAGGCCTGGCTCCAGGGCCTCCTCCTGGTCCCCTGGGAGGGGGAGGCCTTCTACCTGGCCTCCCGGGCCCTCCTCGTGGGGCGCAAGGAGGACTACGCCGCCTTTGACCGGGCCTTCCGCCGCTACTTCGGCCACCTCAGGCCCAAGGCCCTTCCCCGGCCCCAGGCCCAGGGAACCCTTCCCGTCCTGGGCTCGGGGGAGGCGGAGGGGGAAGGGGTCCTGAAGGGGGCCTACAGCCCCCTGGAGCGCCTCCTCAGGCGCCCCCTGGAGGGCCTGACCCCGGGGGAGGCCCTCCTCCTTGCCCGGTTGCTCGCCGCCCTGGCCTTCCCGCCCCCCCGCTTTGCGGCGAGGCGGAGGCGCCGGGCTCCCAAGGGGGAGAGGCTATCCCTCCCCGCCACGCTGCGGCGGGCCTTGAGGACCGGGGGGGACATCCTGGAGGCCCGCTTCCTCAGGCCCAGGCGCCAGGCCTACCGCTACTACGTCCTCCTGGACGTCTCGGGCTCCATGGCCCCCTACGCCCGGGCCCTCTTCCTCCTCCTCCAGGCCCTGAAGGGGCGGGGCCTCCCCCTGGAGGCCTTCGCCTTCGGCACCCGCCTCACCCGCATCACCCCCCTCCTCCCCCTGCCCCCCCAGGAGGCCCTCCCTGGGCTTGGCCGCCTGGCCGAGGACTTCGCCGGGGGGACGCGGCTCGGGGAGAGCCTCAGGGCCTTTCTGGAGGGCGAGGGGCGGAGGCTTGGCCGGCGGAGCCTCCTCCTCGTCCTGAGCGACGGCCTGGACCAGGGGGACCCTGAGGCGGTAGCCCGGGCCCTAGGGGCCCTGAGGCGGCGGGTGCGCCGGGTCTACTGGCTCAACCCCCTGGCGGGCCTCCCTGGGTACGCCCCCCTGGCCCGTGGGATGCGGGCAGCCCTGCCCTACCTGGACGCCCTCTTTCCTGCGGGGACGGGGGAGGAGCTTTTGGCCTTTCTCCGCCGCCTCAGGGACCTCCCCTGA
- a CDS encoding IS4 family transposase has product MEEFFRLLKAGLGLESFPVRGLSRIRKVVAVLLGLAVFLWEVRRSGGALEGLLLRLGGKLGIASERDGPYLLLRGLVRLLNYEVTKEALEEEEGSFG; this is encoded by the coding sequence GTGGAGGAGTTTTTCCGCCTTCTGAAGGCGGGGTTGGGGCTTGAGAGCTTTCCGGTGCGGGGGCTTAGCCGGATTCGCAAGGTGGTGGCTGTTTTGCTGGGGCTGGCGGTGTTTCTTTGGGAGGTGCGGCGGTCTGGGGGTGCCTTGGAGGGCCTCCTTTTGCGGCTTGGGGGAAAGCTGGGGATAGCCAGTGAGCGGGATGGTCCCTACCTGCTCTTGCGGGGCTTGGTCCGCCTGCTCAACTACGAGGTCACCAAGGAGGCCTTGGAAGAGGAGGAGGGAAGTTTTGGGTAA